In one Brassica oleracea var. oleracea cultivar TO1000 chromosome C9, BOL, whole genome shotgun sequence genomic region, the following are encoded:
- the LOC106314866 gene encoding uncharacterized protein LOC106314866 → MGSVEADGLDAALEVVPYEGDNLFVGQVFKSNSDCKIKIAIHAINRKFHFKTKRSTPNFMVLICVAIDCPWRVYAAKVDGSRNFQIRQATLMHSCSVDARRNYHKLATTQVIGELIQSRFIGIKRGPTPATIRKIMLDDFNVTVSYWKSWRSREIAMESVLGSMAGSYALMPAYMGLLQTTNPGSICVLEKTETGEGCMMFQYAFIAFGASIKGYRYMRKLIIIDGTSLKGKCGGWLMSASCQDGNFQNFPLAFAVVDSENDASWEWFLTQLKSFVVESDQLVFVSDRHRSIYNVIGKVYPSAEHTACTVHLWRNIKGRFKSQRLASLMGAAARAYTVEGFNKMFIAIQRVSPGCFDHWSRAHFQGDRYNIMDSNIAESWNAVLKEVREFPLISMCEYIRTTLVSCETEFQVMSQNRECFLVNLLAGTRSCNAFDHLRIPCRHAVAAAGRANIPTESLVAAAYYAETCHSTYEAKIYPIPSVGGNELGGEFEGDLLPPAFKRPPGRPRKVRILSRGEDKHGGMKGCRKCTKCRGEGHNKTTCRSAT, encoded by the exons ATGGGGAGCGTCGAAGCTGATG GTCTCGATGCAGCTTTAGAAGTTGTACCTTATGAAGGAGACAATCTTTTTGTTGGCCAAGTGTTCAAGTCCAATAGCGACTGCAAAATCAAAATCGCTATTCATGCCATAAATCGGAAGTTTCACTTTAAGACAAAGCGCTCAACCCCAAATTTTATGGTCCTGATATGTGTTGCTATCGACTGTCCATGGCGCGTCTACGCAGCAAAAGTCGATGGCAGCAGAAACTTCCAGATAAGGCAAGCAACCCTTATGCACAGTTGCTCCGTTGATGCACGGCGGAACTACCACAAGTTGGCAACGACACAAGTTATTGGCGAGCTAATACAATCTCGTTTCATTGGAATCAAAAGAGGTCCAACACCTGCAACAATAAGAAAAATTATGCTCGACGACTTCAATGTTACTGTCTCCTACTGGAAATCTTGGCGCTCCCGTGAAATTGCTATGGAAAGTGTCTTAGGATCGATGGCGGGAAGCTACGCACTCATGCCAGCATACATGGGGCTGCTACAAACCACTAACCCCGGTTCCATTTGTGTACTGGAGAAGACTGAGACTGGGGAAGGATGTATGATGTTTCAGTATGCATTCATAGCCTTTGGCGCATCCATTAAAGGCTATAGGTACATGAGAAAATTAATTATCATCGATGGAACAAGTTTGAAAGGGAAGTGTGGGGGATGGTTAATGTCTGCTTCTTGCCAAGATGGGAATTTTCAAAATTTCCCACTTGCTTTCGCGGTGGTTGATAGCGAGAATGATGCATCGTGGGAGTGGTTCTTAACTCAGTTGAAGTCATTTGTTGTGGAGTCAGACCAGTTGGTGTTCGTCTCTGACCGCCATAGAAGCATCTATAACGTAATTGGGAAG GTGTACCCGTCAGCAGAACATACCGCTTGCACCGTACATTTGTGGAGGAACATTAAGGGGAGGTTCAAATCACAAAGACTAGCATCCCTCATGGGAGCTGCAGCGAGAGCATATACTGTGGAAGGATTCAATAAGATGTTCATTGCTATTCAACGCGTCAGCCCTGGAT GTTTTGATCACTGGAGCCGTGCGCATTTTCAAGGGGACCGTTACAATATAATGGATTCTAATATTGCGGAGTCATGGAATGCAGTATTGAAAGAAGTGAGAGAGTTCCCCCTCATCTCCATGTGTGAGTACATACGTACAACACTTGTGAGTTG TGAAACTGAGTTTCAAGTGATGTCCCAAAACAGAGAGTGTTTCCTGGTCAACCTCTTAGCGGGAACACGTTCATGCAATGCGTTCGATCATCTACGTATTCCATGTCGTCATGCCGTGGCTGCTGCTGGGCGAGCCAATATCCCAACTGAATCTTTGGTGGCAGCTGCGTATTATGCGGAGACATGTCATAGTACTTACGAAGCGAAGATTTACCCCATTCCATCTGTAGGAGGAAACGAACTTGGAGGAGAATTTGAGGGGGATCTACTACCGCCGGCGTTTAAGAGACCACCAGGCAGGCCCCGCAAGGTCCGCATCTTGTCGAGAGGCGAAGATAAG CATGGTGGAATGAAGGGATGTAGGAAATGCACTAAGTGCAGGGGTGAAGGACACAACAAGACCACCTGCCGTAGTGCCACATAA
- the LOC106316524 gene encoding DUF21 domain-containing protein At5g52790 isoform X2 gives MAANDVPCCEPMFWFYLTACFGLVAFAGLMSGLTLGLMSLSLVELEVIAKAGEPNDRRNAEKILPLVKNQHLLLCTLLIGNALAMEALPVFVDSLLPAWGSVLISVTLILAFGEIIPQAVCSRYGLSIGAKLSILVRFIVIVFFPLAYPISKLLDLLLGRRHSTLFRRAELKSFVFMHGNEAGKGGELTHDETTIISGALDMSHKSAKDAMTSVSKIFSLDINSRLDEKTMGLIASEGHSRIPVYSVDPTVIIGYILVKNLIKVRPEDETPIRDLPIRRMPRVNLNLPLYDILNIFQTGRSHMAAVVGTKNCTNTNTPVHDKSINGTDNKDGNVVLSIPVMNSSEVNHQSPIRYIDSIADEDEEVIGIITLEDVMEELIQEEIFDETDRITINMPIAGNSNPHSPGTATWISELTSPISPYRSSPLSPNIMISTLLRSPINSPYRQSPFLRPTLYASPSQPPSVLSPDSNDRYYYLSPSRVGKTYAKLPRSIGS, from the exons ATGGCAGCAAATGATGTCCCTTGCTGTGAACCTATGTTCTGGTTTTACCTTACTGCATGTTTTGGTCTAGTTGCTTTCGCAGGTTTAATGTCAGGACTGACCCTTGGTCTTATGTCCCTTAGTCTCGTCGAACTTGAGGTCATAGCTAAGGCTGGTGAACCCAACGACCGCAGAAACGCTG AAAAGATCCTGCCACTCGTTAAGAACCAGCATCTTCTGCTGTGTACACTCCTCATAGGCAATGCTTTGGCGATGGAG GCTCTACCAGTCTTTGTTGATTCCCTGCTTCCAGCTTGGGGCTCTGTTCTGATATCTGTGACTCTCATACTTGCATTTGGCGAG ATTATACCTCAAGCTGTATGCTCTCGATACGGGCTAAGCATCGGAGCAAAGCTATCGATTTTGGTTAGATTTATTGTCATAGTCTTCTTTCCGCTAGCTTATCCAATCAGCAAG CTACTCGATTTATTGCTTGGAAGAAGACATTCTACACTTTTCAGACGAGCAGAGCTCAAGTCATTTGTGTTTATGCATGGAAACGAG GCAGGAAAAGGCGGGGAACTAACTCACGATGAAACAACAATCATATCAGGAGCTCTCGACATGTCTCACAAGAGTGCCAAAGACGCAATGACATCAGTCTCCAAGATATTCTCACTTGATATCAACTCCAGGCTCGACGA AAAGACAATGGGACTAATAGCAAGTGAAGGCCATAGCCGAATCCCTGTATACTCGGTGGATCCTACTGTTATCATCGGATATATTCTT GTCAAGAACTTGATCAAAGTCCGTCCTGAAGATGAGACACCGATCAGAGATCTCCCCATCAGAAGAATGCCTAG GGTCAATTTGAATCTACCTCTCTACGACATCCTCAACATCTTCCAAACAGGTCGAAGCCACATGGCTGCTGTCGTTGGGACTAAGAACTGTACCAATACCAACACTCCTGTCCATGACAAGAGCATCAATG GAACGGATAATAAAGATGGAAATGTTGTTTTGAGCATTCCTGTGATGAACTCAAGTGAAGTTAATCATCAGAGTCCAATCCGATACATTGATAGCATTGCTGATGAAGATGAAGAAGTCATCGGCATAATAACTCTAGAAGATGTCATGGAGGAACTCATACAG GAAGAAATATTTGATGAGACAGACCG GATAACAATAAACATGCCAATAGCTGGGAACTCGAATCCACATTCGCCGGGAACTGCCACGTGGATTTCGGAGCTAACATCTCCTATCTCGCCGTATCGCTCAAGTCCACTGTCGCCTAACATCATGATCTCTACGCTGCTCCGGTCACCGATAAACTCACCTTACCGTCAGTCTCCGTTTCTCAGGCCTACACTCTATGCTTCACCGTCACAGCCTCCTTCGGTGCTCTCTCCGGACAGCAATGATCGTTATTACTATTTGTCTCCTAGTAGG GTGGGGAAAACGTACGCGAAGCTACCAAGATCAATTGGTTCGTAA
- the LOC106316524 gene encoding DUF21 domain-containing protein At5g52790 isoform X1 codes for MAANDVPCCEPMFWFYLTACFGLVAFAGLMSGLTLGLMSLSLVELEVIAKAGEPNDRRNAEKILPLVKNQHLLLCTLLIGNALAMEALPVFVDSLLPAWGSVLISVTLILAFGEIIPQAVCSRYGLSIGAKLSILVRFIVIVFFPLAYPISKLLDLLLGRRHSTLFRRAELKSFVFMHGNEAGKGGELTHDETTIISGALDMSHKSAKDAMTSVSKIFSLDINSRLDEKTMGLIASEGHSRIPVYSVDPTVIIGYILVKNLIKVRPEDETPIRDLPIRRMPRVNLNLPLYDILNIFQTGRSHMAAVVGTKNCTNTNTPVHDKSINGTDNKDGNVVLSIPVMNSSEVNHQSPIRYIDSIADEDEEVIGIITLEDVMEELIQEEIFDETDRYVEVHKRITINMPIAGNSNPHSPGTATWISELTSPISPYRSSPLSPNIMISTLLRSPINSPYRQSPFLRPTLYASPSQPPSVLSPDSNDRYYYLSPSRVGKTYAKLPRSIGS; via the exons ATGGCAGCAAATGATGTCCCTTGCTGTGAACCTATGTTCTGGTTTTACCTTACTGCATGTTTTGGTCTAGTTGCTTTCGCAGGTTTAATGTCAGGACTGACCCTTGGTCTTATGTCCCTTAGTCTCGTCGAACTTGAGGTCATAGCTAAGGCTGGTGAACCCAACGACCGCAGAAACGCTG AAAAGATCCTGCCACTCGTTAAGAACCAGCATCTTCTGCTGTGTACACTCCTCATAGGCAATGCTTTGGCGATGGAG GCTCTACCAGTCTTTGTTGATTCCCTGCTTCCAGCTTGGGGCTCTGTTCTGATATCTGTGACTCTCATACTTGCATTTGGCGAG ATTATACCTCAAGCTGTATGCTCTCGATACGGGCTAAGCATCGGAGCAAAGCTATCGATTTTGGTTAGATTTATTGTCATAGTCTTCTTTCCGCTAGCTTATCCAATCAGCAAG CTACTCGATTTATTGCTTGGAAGAAGACATTCTACACTTTTCAGACGAGCAGAGCTCAAGTCATTTGTGTTTATGCATGGAAACGAG GCAGGAAAAGGCGGGGAACTAACTCACGATGAAACAACAATCATATCAGGAGCTCTCGACATGTCTCACAAGAGTGCCAAAGACGCAATGACATCAGTCTCCAAGATATTCTCACTTGATATCAACTCCAGGCTCGACGA AAAGACAATGGGACTAATAGCAAGTGAAGGCCATAGCCGAATCCCTGTATACTCGGTGGATCCTACTGTTATCATCGGATATATTCTT GTCAAGAACTTGATCAAAGTCCGTCCTGAAGATGAGACACCGATCAGAGATCTCCCCATCAGAAGAATGCCTAG GGTCAATTTGAATCTACCTCTCTACGACATCCTCAACATCTTCCAAACAGGTCGAAGCCACATGGCTGCTGTCGTTGGGACTAAGAACTGTACCAATACCAACACTCCTGTCCATGACAAGAGCATCAATG GAACGGATAATAAAGATGGAAATGTTGTTTTGAGCATTCCTGTGATGAACTCAAGTGAAGTTAATCATCAGAGTCCAATCCGATACATTGATAGCATTGCTGATGAAGATGAAGAAGTCATCGGCATAATAACTCTAGAAGATGTCATGGAGGAACTCATACAG GAAGAAATATTTGATGAGACAGACCGGTATGTCGAAGTTCATAAGAG GATAACAATAAACATGCCAATAGCTGGGAACTCGAATCCACATTCGCCGGGAACTGCCACGTGGATTTCGGAGCTAACATCTCCTATCTCGCCGTATCGCTCAAGTCCACTGTCGCCTAACATCATGATCTCTACGCTGCTCCGGTCACCGATAAACTCACCTTACCGTCAGTCTCCGTTTCTCAGGCCTACACTCTATGCTTCACCGTCACAGCCTCCTTCGGTGCTCTCTCCGGACAGCAATGATCGTTATTACTATTTGTCTCCTAGTAGG GTGGGGAAAACGTACGCGAAGCTACCAAGATCAATTGGTTCGTAA